The Georgenia sp. TF02-10 genome window below encodes:
- a CDS encoding alternate-type signal peptide domain-containing protein, whose product MSSTTPTPTRRPSRLVKATAAGAVGLALLAAGGGTFARWYDSAPIASAATISQGELNLTDEGAGSWTQADGTPVKDVAAFTVVPGDTLTFTQSVKVHAKGDNLKATLTTNAGEVTAVEGLQVSQVFTVNGVERAAGGADSGVPLTAADDGALVGVTVTVTFPEFKDPAAASSGGDHAGWWGTAAQNGQLSLQDLTVVVEQDAR is encoded by the coding sequence ATGTCCAGCACCACGCCCACCCCCACCCGCCGCCCGTCCCGCCTCGTCAAGGCCACCGCCGCCGGCGCCGTCGGCCTCGCGCTCCTCGCCGCCGGCGGCGGCACCTTCGCCCGCTGGTACGACAGCGCGCCCATCGCCTCCGCCGCCACCATCAGCCAGGGCGAGCTCAACCTCACCGACGAGGGGGCCGGCAGCTGGACGCAGGCGGACGGCACCCCGGTCAAGGACGTCGCGGCCTTCACCGTGGTCCCGGGCGACACGCTGACCTTCACCCAGTCCGTCAAGGTCCACGCCAAGGGCGACAACCTCAAGGCCACCCTGACCACCAACGCCGGCGAGGTCACCGCCGTCGAGGGCCTGCAGGTGAGCCAGGTGTTCACGGTCAACGGCGTCGAGCGGGCGGCCGGCGGCGCGGACAGCGGCGTGCCGCTCACCGCGGCCGACGACGGCGCCCTGGTGGGCGTGACCGTCACCGTCACCTTCCCCGAGTTCAAGGACCCCGCGGCGGCGAGCAGCGGCGGCGACCACGCCGGATGGTGGGGCACCGCCGCCCAGAACGGCCAGCTCAGCCTGCAGGACCTCACCGTGGTCGTCGAGCAGGACGCCCGCTGA
- a CDS encoding cell wall-binding repeat-containing protein, which translates to MRAWVATIGLLAMTLTVAAPAAGSASAAVTRLAGQDRYTTATAISAATARPGVDVAYVASGADFPDALAGAAAAGRADAPVLLATPTGLPAATAAELGRLRPDRIVVLGGSGAVADGVAAQLAPYATGGVTRVAGEDRYGTAVALSAASFKPGVPVAYLASGADFPDALAGAALAGATGGPVLLTAPGGLPARTAAELHRLKPGRIVVLGASGAVSDTVVAAARSATAGGVTRLAGKDRYATAAAVAGAFPRGGDAAYLASAQNFPDALAAAAAAGSAAAPVLLTPTGSPTLPAATAAALDRSRPGQVTVVGGTAAVPDAVVTEASAVASGQDPVEAHKPGPTPPAGGNVIGQIGAGYTAPAASGAGAAALAWARTQLGVPYQWGGTGNPGYDCSGLTQKAYAHAGVTLPRTTKQQWDATKRVAIKDLAPGDLVFWSSNGQPSGIYHVAIYAGNDQRLHAPYAGKNVELVPMYKVNMLPYGGRAG; encoded by the coding sequence ATGCGCGCCTGGGTGGCGACGATCGGGCTGCTGGCCATGACGCTGACGGTCGCCGCTCCGGCCGCGGGGTCGGCGTCGGCCGCGGTGACGCGGCTGGCCGGCCAGGACCGGTACACCACCGCGACCGCGATCTCCGCGGCGACCGCCCGCCCGGGCGTCGACGTCGCCTACGTCGCCAGCGGCGCCGACTTCCCCGACGCCCTCGCCGGCGCCGCGGCCGCCGGCCGGGCGGACGCCCCCGTCCTCCTCGCCACCCCCACCGGCCTGCCGGCCGCCACCGCCGCCGAGCTGGGCCGCCTCCGCCCGGACCGCATCGTGGTCCTCGGCGGGAGCGGCGCCGTCGCCGACGGGGTGGCCGCCCAGCTCGCGCCCTACGCCACCGGCGGGGTCACCCGGGTGGCGGGCGAGGACCGCTACGGCACCGCCGTCGCCCTCTCCGCCGCGTCCTTCAAGCCCGGCGTGCCGGTGGCCTACCTGGCCAGCGGGGCCGACTTCCCCGACGCCCTCGCCGGGGCCGCGCTCGCCGGTGCCACCGGTGGGCCGGTGCTGCTCACCGCGCCCGGCGGGCTGCCCGCCCGCACCGCCGCCGAGCTGCACCGCCTGAAGCCAGGCCGGATCGTCGTGCTCGGCGCCAGCGGCGCCGTCTCGGACACCGTCGTGGCCGCCGCGCGCAGCGCCACCGCCGGGGGCGTCACCCGCCTGGCCGGCAAGGACCGGTACGCCACCGCGGCCGCCGTCGCCGGCGCCTTCCCCCGCGGCGGCGACGCCGCCTACCTCGCCTCGGCCCAGAACTTCCCCGACGCCCTCGCCGCGGCCGCGGCGGCGGGCAGCGCGGCCGCGCCGGTCCTGCTCACCCCGACCGGCAGCCCGACCCTGCCGGCCGCCACCGCCGCCGCGCTCGACCGGTCCCGCCCGGGCCAGGTGACGGTGGTCGGTGGCACCGCGGCGGTCCCGGACGCCGTCGTCACCGAGGCCAGCGCGGTGGCCAGCGGGCAGGACCCGGTGGAGGCGCACAAGCCCGGGCCCACCCCGCCGGCCGGCGGAAACGTCATCGGTCAGATCGGGGCCGGCTACACCGCCCCCGCCGCCTCCGGCGCCGGGGCCGCCGCGCTGGCCTGGGCCCGCACCCAGCTCGGGGTGCCCTACCAGTGGGGCGGCACCGGCAACCCCGGGTACGACTGCTCGGGCTTGACCCAGAAGGCCTACGCCCACGCCGGCGTCACCCTGCCGCGCACCACCAAGCAGCAGTGGGACGCCACCAAGCGGGTGGCCATCAAGGACCTGGCCCCGGGCGACCTGGTGTTCTGGTCCAGCAACGGCCAGCCGTCCGGCATCTACCACGTGGCGATCTACGCCGGGAACGACCAGCGGCTGCACGCCCCGTACGCCGGCAAGAACGTCGAGCTGGTGCCGATGTACAAGGTGAACATGCTGCCCTACGGCGGCCGGGCCGGCTGA
- a CDS encoding efflux RND transporter permease subunit: MSRLAQFSLGRRALTALITVAVTVLGVVSLGSLRQELIPSISFPAAAVIGAYPGASPEVVEQQVTAVVEDAVAGLDGVEEITSSSASNVSTTTVMFEYGTNVTTAVADLRGAVQSATAQLPEDVDPEVIAGSLDDLPVVQLAVAGDADAAELQGAVDDILVPTLEDLDGVRSVTLTGVPEREVVLDVDMAALTAAGLTPDQVLGILDDNGVRIPAGTLTEGEQTLSVQVGTPLTDVAELAALPLTSPTGATLKLDDVADVVDQEAEPTSISRVDGEPSLAVGVTKTPDANVVEVSRTVEDALADLTDRLDAQGVSVSVVFDQAPFITESIQGLATEGGLGLIFAVVVILLFLASWRSTAVSAVSIPVSLLVAFTVMNATGNTLNLLTLAALTIAIGRVVDDSIVVIENISRHLSYGEDRRGAVLGAVREVAGAITASTLATVAVFLPIGFVGGFVGELFRPFAFTVAIAMGASLFVALTIVPVLAYWFLRARTVATDEESARAVRAAAEAKERRGLWQRAYLPLLGASLRRPVVALGVAVAVLAGTVALVPRLETNLIGDTGQDTLTVTTSFEPGTSLEAQDDVARTVESALLDVDDVATVQTTVGSGGPAALFGGGSESATFALTLAEDADGTRAADAVREAVEPLAEDPATEIDVSTGGLGLGGSTVDLIVTADQTDTLRDAAQVVQEAAEESPEARAVTNSLTADQPVVQVSVDRDAAAAAGLTEAAVATTVAGMMTDPEVGTVELDGAPVTVTASFGEGPASVDELKAVPLTGPAGVVPLEQVADVEMVETPSAITRTDGRRTVTVSVTPAGQDVGALTTDLTQRVDGLDLPEGAEVTVGGLAADQADAFSQLGLALVLAIAIVYIVLVATFNSLLQPFILLVSIPFAATGAVAGLLLTGTPLGVPALIGLLMLVGIVVSNAIVLIDLINQYRERGRSLDEAVTEGARKRLRPIVMTAAATVFALLPMAFGITGGGAFISQPLAVVVIGGLITSTLLTLVVVPVIYVLVERRRERRRARHSAAAAPEPTVAEPVG; the protein is encoded by the coding sequence GTGTCCCGCCTTGCCCAGTTCTCGCTCGGCCGCCGCGCGCTCACCGCGCTGATCACGGTGGCCGTCACCGTCCTCGGGGTGGTCAGCCTCGGGTCGCTGCGCCAGGAGCTGATCCCGTCGATCTCCTTCCCGGCGGCCGCCGTCATCGGCGCTTACCCGGGCGCCTCGCCCGAGGTCGTCGAGCAGCAGGTCACCGCGGTGGTCGAGGACGCCGTGGCCGGGCTGGACGGGGTCGAGGAGATCACCTCGAGCTCGGCGTCGAACGTCTCCACCACGACGGTCATGTTCGAGTACGGCACCAACGTCACGACCGCCGTCGCCGACCTGCGCGGGGCGGTCCAGTCCGCGACCGCCCAGCTGCCCGAGGACGTCGACCCCGAGGTGATCGCCGGCTCCCTCGACGACCTACCCGTGGTCCAGCTCGCCGTCGCCGGCGACGCCGACGCGGCCGAGCTCCAGGGCGCCGTCGACGACATCCTGGTGCCCACGCTGGAGGACCTCGACGGCGTCCGGTCGGTGACCCTCACCGGCGTGCCCGAGCGCGAGGTCGTCCTCGACGTCGACATGGCCGCGCTGACCGCTGCCGGGCTGACCCCCGACCAGGTCCTCGGCATCCTCGACGACAACGGCGTCCGGATCCCGGCCGGCACCCTCACCGAGGGCGAGCAGACGCTCTCCGTCCAGGTCGGCACGCCGCTGACCGACGTCGCCGAGCTCGCCGCCCTCCCGCTGACCTCGCCGACCGGCGCGACCCTCAAGCTCGACGACGTCGCCGACGTCGTCGACCAGGAGGCCGAGCCGACCTCGATCTCCCGCGTCGACGGCGAGCCCTCCCTCGCCGTAGGCGTCACCAAGACCCCGGACGCCAACGTGGTGGAGGTCTCCCGCACCGTCGAGGACGCCCTGGCCGACCTCACCGACCGCCTGGACGCGCAGGGCGTGAGCGTGAGCGTGGTGTTCGACCAGGCGCCGTTCATCACCGAGTCCATCCAGGGCCTGGCCACCGAGGGCGGCCTCGGCCTGATCTTCGCGGTCGTGGTCATCCTGCTGTTCCTGGCCTCGTGGCGCTCGACCGCCGTCTCTGCGGTGTCCATCCCGGTGTCCCTGCTGGTCGCGTTCACCGTCATGAACGCCACCGGCAACACCCTGAACCTGCTCACCCTGGCGGCGCTGACCATCGCCATCGGCCGCGTCGTCGACGACTCCATCGTGGTGATCGAGAACATCTCCCGGCACCTGAGCTACGGCGAGGACCGCCGCGGCGCGGTGCTCGGGGCGGTGCGGGAGGTCGCCGGCGCGATCACCGCCTCCACCCTCGCCACCGTCGCGGTGTTCCTGCCGATCGGCTTCGTCGGCGGCTTCGTCGGCGAGCTCTTCCGGCCGTTCGCCTTCACCGTGGCCATCGCGATGGGCGCCTCGCTGTTCGTCGCGCTGACCATCGTGCCGGTGCTCGCGTACTGGTTCCTGCGGGCGCGGACGGTGGCGACCGACGAGGAGAGCGCCCGGGCGGTGCGCGCGGCGGCCGAGGCGAAGGAGCGCCGCGGGCTGTGGCAGCGGGCGTACCTGCCGCTGCTGGGCGCGTCGCTGCGCCGCCCGGTCGTCGCCCTCGGGGTGGCCGTGGCCGTGCTGGCCGGGACGGTCGCGCTCGTCCCCCGGCTGGAGACCAACCTGATCGGCGACACCGGCCAGGACACCCTCACCGTGACCACCTCGTTCGAGCCGGGCACCTCGCTGGAGGCCCAGGACGACGTCGCCCGCACCGTCGAGTCCGCCCTGCTCGACGTCGACGACGTCGCCACCGTGCAGACCACCGTCGGCTCCGGCGGCCCGGCCGCGCTGTTCGGCGGCGGGTCGGAGAGCGCGACGTTCGCGCTGACCCTGGCCGAGGACGCGGACGGCACCCGGGCCGCGGACGCGGTCCGCGAGGCGGTCGAGCCGCTCGCGGAGGACCCGGCCACCGAGATCGACGTGAGCACCGGCGGGCTCGGGCTCGGCGGCTCCACCGTCGACCTGATCGTCACCGCGGACCAGACGGACACGCTGCGGGACGCGGCGCAGGTGGTCCAGGAGGCCGCCGAGGAGTCCCCGGAGGCGCGGGCGGTGACCAACTCGCTGACCGCCGACCAGCCGGTGGTCCAGGTCTCGGTGGACCGGGACGCGGCCGCCGCCGCCGGCCTGACCGAGGCCGCGGTGGCCACCACGGTGGCCGGGATGATGACCGACCCCGAGGTCGGCACCGTCGAGCTGGACGGCGCGCCGGTGACCGTGACGGCGTCCTTCGGCGAGGGGCCGGCGAGCGTGGACGAGCTCAAGGCGGTGCCGCTGACCGGCCCGGCCGGCGTCGTGCCGCTGGAGCAGGTCGCGGACGTGGAGATGGTCGAGACCCCGAGCGCCATCACCCGCACCGACGGCCGCCGGACGGTGACCGTCTCGGTCACCCCGGCCGGGCAGGACGTCGGCGCGCTGACGACCGACCTGACCCAGCGGGTGGACGGGCTCGACCTGCCGGAGGGGGCCGAGGTCACCGTGGGCGGCCTGGCCGCCGACCAGGCGGACGCGTTCTCCCAGCTCGGCCTCGCGCTCGTGCTGGCGATCGCGATCGTCTACATCGTGCTGGTCGCGACGTTCAACTCGCTGCTCCAGCCGTTCATCCTGCTGGTCTCCATCCCGTTCGCCGCCACCGGCGCGGTGGCCGGGCTGCTGCTCACCGGCACCCCGCTGGGGGTGCCGGCGCTGATCGGCCTGCTCATGCTCGTCGGCATCGTCGTCTCCAACGCGATCGTGCTGATCGACCTGATCAACCAGTACCGGGAGCGCGGGCGCTCGCTGGACGAGGCGGTGACCGAGGGGGCGCGCAAGCGGCTGCGGCCGATCGTGATGACCGCGGCCGCGACCGTGTTCGCGCTGCTGCCGATGGCGTTCGGGATCACCGGGGGCGGAGCGTTCATCTCCCAGCCGCTCGCCGTCGTCGTGATCGGCGGCCTGATCACCTCCACGCTGCTCACCCTCGTGGTGGTGCCGGTGATCTACGTGCTGGTGGAGCGCCGTCGGGAGCGGCGCCGGGCCCGGCACAGCGCGGCCGCTGCCCCGGAACCGACCGTCGCGGAGCCGGTGGGCTGA
- a CDS encoding signal peptidase I, which produces MIRRLGRAVLVLLLALVAALALAMVIVPRVMGWVPLTILSGSMEPTIPTGSQVVVAPVEGADGAAGVQVGDVITVMPYPDDDTLVTHRVVARTEAADGAVALTTQGDANASADPWTVTGTQLRGVVRYHVPYAGYLATALDGHQKQMGTVVVAVALLGYAAVQVLAAVRGARAGERPAAGGRHRAAMSPDGERRPVGDEQEPDARQAAQVEPADAAQELEARQAADVEPADGERQSAGGDQEPDVRQGLGVQQTAAGDQADGAHVSGDGSRRTPGAGTAPEDDAEEPQPDTGRAPAGPGGVRVPELAGRP; this is translated from the coding sequence GTGATCCGTCGCCTCGGCCGCGCCGTCCTCGTCCTCCTCCTCGCGCTCGTCGCCGCCCTCGCCCTGGCCATGGTCATCGTGCCCCGGGTCATGGGCTGGGTGCCGCTGACCATCCTCTCCGGGTCGATGGAGCCGACCATCCCGACCGGCAGCCAGGTCGTCGTCGCGCCGGTCGAGGGGGCCGACGGCGCCGCCGGCGTGCAGGTCGGCGACGTCATCACCGTCATGCCCTACCCCGACGACGACACCCTGGTCACGCACCGCGTCGTCGCCCGCACCGAGGCGGCGGACGGCGCGGTGGCGCTGACCACCCAGGGGGACGCGAACGCGTCGGCGGACCCGTGGACGGTCACCGGCACCCAGCTGCGCGGCGTCGTCCGGTACCACGTGCCCTACGCCGGCTACCTCGCCACCGCGCTGGACGGGCACCAGAAGCAGATGGGGACGGTCGTCGTCGCGGTCGCGCTGCTCGGCTACGCCGCCGTCCAGGTGCTGGCCGCGGTCCGCGGCGCCCGGGCGGGGGAGCGGCCGGCCGCGGGGGGCCGGCACCGGGCCGCGATGTCGCCCGACGGCGAGCGGCGGCCGGTCGGCGACGAGCAGGAACCGGACGCCCGGCAGGCCGCCCAGGTCGAGCCGGCCGACGCCGCGCAGGAACTGGAAGCCCGGCAGGCCGCCGATGTCGAGCCGGCCGACGGCGAGCGGCAGTCGGCCGGCGGCGACCAGGAACCCGACGTCCGGCAGGGGCTCGGCGTCCAGCAGACGGCCGCCGGTGACCAGGCCGACGGCGCCCACGTCAGTGGTGACGGCTCCCGCCGGACGCCCGGAGCCGGGACTGCCCCCGAGGACGACGCCGAGGAGCCGCAGCCGGACACCGGCCGCGCGCCGGCCGGCCCAGGAGGGGTGCGGGTGCCGGAGCTGGCCGGCCGGCCATGA
- a CDS encoding low molecular weight phosphatase family protein, whose translation MNVQTPNSATTGRAAADGPATDTFSILTVCTGNICRSPAVERLLRSALGPASGVEVTSAGTGPIYGEPIHEPMAALLRDLGVDTTGFTSRLITERMIGRADLVLTLTREHRARVVELVPAAVRRVFTLRELARLAEQVDPADLDPTASPAARLRALVPLAARYRQQVPAELDDVVDPFRQPPEVFQRALDQIRPAVATIANLALGRPAA comes from the coding sequence ATGAACGTACAGACGCCGAACAGTGCGACGACAGGCCGGGCGGCGGCCGACGGGCCGGCCACCGACACCTTCAGCATCCTCACCGTGTGCACCGGCAACATCTGCCGCTCCCCCGCCGTCGAGCGCCTGCTGCGCTCCGCCCTCGGGCCGGCGAGCGGGGTGGAGGTGACCAGCGCCGGCACCGGCCCGATCTACGGCGAGCCGATCCACGAGCCGATGGCGGCGCTGCTGCGCGACCTCGGCGTGGACACCACCGGCTTCACCTCCCGGCTGATCACCGAGCGGATGATCGGCCGCGCCGACCTTGTGCTGACCCTGACCCGCGAGCACCGCGCGCGGGTCGTCGAGCTGGTGCCCGCCGCGGTCCGGCGCGTCTTCACCCTGCGCGAGCTCGCCCGGCTCGCCGAGCAGGTCGACCCGGCCGACCTCGACCCCACCGCCTCCCCGGCGGCCCGGCTGCGCGCCCTGGTCCCGCTCGCCGCCCGGTACCGCCAGCAGGTGCCGGCCGAGCTCGACGACGTCGTCGACCCGTTCCGGCAGCCGCCCGAGGTCTTCCAGCGCGCGCTGGACCAGATCCGCCCGGCGGTGGCGACCATCGCGAATCTTGCCCTGGGCCGCCCGGCGGCCTGA
- a CDS encoding response regulator transcription factor — MGEVPGEQRVAVVVEDDDDISYLIGATLAQAGFTVHTAATGTAGVEAVRTHDPLVTTLDISLPDIDGIEVARRVRTFSATYLVMLTARAEEVDTLLGLEVGADDYVTKPFRPRELRARIEAMLRRPRQLVRGGGAAGAPLVGTGPATGATVSATVAHGGSGPPPVLRHGPLTVDTAARLVDLDGAPVHLTRSEFDLLAALVAEPSRVLRKGELVRHVWGEEYATGLEVTAADLRSLEVHVANLRRKLGEDASQPRFIETVRGVGYRLRPVG; from the coding sequence ATGGGGGAGGTGCCGGGGGAGCAACGCGTCGCCGTCGTCGTGGAGGACGACGACGACATCAGCTACCTCATTGGCGCCACCCTGGCACAGGCCGGGTTCACCGTGCACACCGCGGCCACCGGGACTGCCGGGGTCGAGGCGGTCCGCACGCACGACCCGCTGGTCACCACGCTGGACATCTCGCTGCCGGACATCGACGGCATCGAGGTCGCCCGCCGGGTCCGCACCTTCTCCGCCACCTACCTGGTCATGCTCACCGCCCGCGCCGAGGAGGTCGACACCCTGCTCGGGCTGGAGGTCGGGGCGGACGACTACGTCACCAAGCCGTTCCGGCCCCGGGAGCTTCGGGCCCGGATCGAGGCGATGCTCCGCCGGCCGCGCCAGCTCGTCCGCGGCGGCGGGGCGGCCGGTGCTCCGCTGGTCGGCACGGGGCCGGCGACCGGTGCGACCGTCAGTGCGACGGTCGCCCACGGGGGCAGCGGGCCGCCGCCCGTCCTCCGGCACGGGCCGCTGACGGTCGATACCGCCGCCCGGCTGGTGGACCTGGACGGCGCCCCGGTGCACCTGACCCGCAGCGAGTTCGACCTGCTCGCCGCGCTCGTCGCGGAGCCGTCCCGGGTGCTGCGCAAGGGCGAGCTCGTCCGGCACGTGTGGGGCGAGGAGTACGCCACCGGGCTGGAGGTCACCGCCGCGGACCTGCGCTCCCTCGAGGTGCACGTGGCCAACCTGCGGCGCAAGCTCGGCGAGGACGCCAGCCAGCCACGGTTCATCGAGACGGTCCGGGGCGTGGGCTACCGCCTGCGACCGGTGGGCTGA
- a CDS encoding type II toxin-antitoxin system VapC family toxin, whose product MRHFLLDTHLLLWAAAGSPRLPDWTRQVLADSPADVSFSVVSLWEIVIKVRGGGGRLVAEPMLLRDYARAAGMVELPVRGEHVLELHQLKPLHKDPFDTLLLAQARSESLELLTVDRQLLAYGPPATPA is encoded by the coding sequence GTGAGGCACTTCCTCCTCGACACCCACCTTTTGCTCTGGGCGGCCGCCGGATCGCCGCGTCTGCCGGATTGGACTCGGCAGGTGCTGGCGGACTCCCCGGCCGATGTCTCGTTCAGCGTCGTCTCGCTCTGGGAGATCGTCATCAAGGTGCGCGGCGGAGGGGGCCGCCTCGTGGCGGAGCCGATGCTGCTGCGTGACTACGCCCGCGCAGCCGGGATGGTGGAACTCCCGGTGCGTGGGGAGCACGTCCTTGAGCTGCACCAGTTGAAGCCCCTGCATAAGGACCCCTTCGACACGCTGCTGCTCGCCCAGGCACGGTCCGAGTCTCTGGAGCTGCTGACCGTCGACCGCCAGTTGCTGGCTTACGGGCCACCGGCGACGCCGGCGTGA
- a CDS encoding MFS transporter, which yields MSPPPPAGPAGPMFPLRTVVLAAFVPAFLFDLGVGALLPVIAPTAVGLGASLAVAGVVAALMSVGQILADLPAGALAARVGDRRAMVLAGAVAALAFLAAAWSASLLLLALAALALGAAAAVFNLARHAYLTEITPPLRRARVLSTLAGVHRIGLFVGPFAGAAVIAAGELAHVYLFGAAAAVAATVAAAAAGQDPSAPSGGSRQQRRAAARAAQADRPRTAQVLTEFRPVFATLGIAVLLVGTVRGARQTVLPLWTEHLGVDPATTSVVFGIAGAVDMLLFYPAGKVMDRYGRLWIGVPSMLLVAASMVALPLTHTVVAVSVVAALMGLGNGLGSGILMTLGADVAPARGRAQFLGMWRVFQDGGAAAGPLVVSAGAALGSLAAGIWVIGAIGAAAAAALGRWAPRWSVHANQTTRRRAGLL from the coding sequence GTGAGCCCACCACCGCCGGCCGGCCCCGCCGGGCCGATGTTCCCGCTGCGCACCGTGGTGCTCGCCGCGTTCGTGCCCGCGTTCCTCTTCGACCTCGGCGTCGGTGCGCTGCTGCCCGTCATCGCGCCGACGGCGGTCGGGTTGGGCGCGTCCCTGGCGGTCGCCGGGGTGGTCGCCGCGCTGATGTCGGTGGGGCAGATCCTGGCCGACCTGCCGGCCGGCGCGCTTGCCGCCCGGGTCGGGGACCGGCGCGCCATGGTGCTCGCCGGCGCGGTGGCCGCGCTGGCGTTCCTCGCGGCCGCCTGGTCCGCCTCGCTGCTGCTCCTCGCGTTGGCCGCCCTCGCCCTCGGTGCGGCGGCCGCCGTCTTCAACCTCGCCCGGCACGCCTACCTCACCGAGATCACCCCGCCGCTGCGCCGGGCCCGGGTCCTGTCGACCCTGGCCGGGGTCCACCGCATCGGCCTGTTCGTCGGCCCGTTCGCCGGGGCGGCGGTCATCGCCGCCGGCGAGCTGGCGCACGTCTACCTCTTCGGGGCCGCGGCCGCCGTCGCCGCGACCGTCGCCGCCGCCGCGGCCGGGCAGGACCCCTCGGCGCCGTCGGGCGGCTCCCGCCAGCAGCGGCGGGCCGCCGCGCGGGCCGCCCAGGCCGACCGGCCGCGGACCGCTCAGGTGCTGACCGAGTTCCGGCCGGTCTTCGCCACGCTCGGGATCGCGGTGCTGCTCGTCGGGACGGTGCGCGGGGCGCGGCAGACGGTCCTGCCGCTGTGGACCGAGCACCTCGGCGTCGACCCGGCGACCACCTCGGTGGTGTTCGGGATCGCCGGGGCGGTGGACATGCTGCTGTTCTACCCGGCCGGGAAGGTGATGGACCGCTACGGCCGGCTGTGGATCGGGGTGCCGTCCATGCTCCTGGTGGCCGCGTCGATGGTCGCACTGCCCCTCACCCACACCGTGGTGGCGGTGTCCGTGGTGGCGGCGCTGATGGGGCTGGGCAACGGGCTGGGCTCGGGCATCCTGATGACCCTGGGCGCCGACGTGGCGCCGGCGCGGGGCCGGGCCCAGTTCCTCGGCATGTGGCGGGTGTTCCAGGACGGCGGCGCCGCGGCCGGCCCGCTCGTGGTCTCCGCCGGGGCGGCGCTGGGCTCGCTCGCCGCCGGCATCTGGGTCATCGGGGCGATCGGCGCGGCGGCAGCGGCCGCACTCGGTCGGTGGGCGCCGCGCTGGTCGGTGCACGCGAACCAGACGACGCGGCGGCGCGCCGGGCTGCTGTAG
- a CDS encoding nuclear transport factor 2 family protein, which yields MAADPAHQHPNTVPPHDVSQELLDRAASWAEAIVANDADRIAAFVTDDWVIVSESGISPGTTFLSLVASGELTHSAMAAVGPTRVRVLGTTALLTARVTNTAHYRGRRFDADEWTTDVFVRRGDTWLCALTQYTAVAKP from the coding sequence ATGGCCGCGGACCCCGCCCACCAGCACCCGAACACCGTGCCGCCGCACGACGTCAGCCAGGAGCTGCTCGACCGCGCTGCGAGCTGGGCGGAGGCGATCGTCGCCAACGACGCCGACCGGATCGCCGCCTTCGTCACGGACGACTGGGTCATCGTCTCGGAGTCAGGCATCTCGCCCGGCACCACGTTCCTGAGCCTCGTCGCGTCCGGCGAGCTGACCCACTCGGCCATGGCGGCCGTCGGCCCGACCCGGGTCCGCGTCCTCGGTACGACGGCGCTCCTCACCGCCCGGGTCACGAACACAGCGCACTACCGCGGCCGCCGGTTCGACGCCGACGAGTGGACCACCGACGTCTTCGTCAGGCGCGGCGACACCTGGCTGTGCGCGCTGACCCAGTACACCGCCGTCGCCAAACCCTGA
- a CDS encoding SDR family NAD(P)-dependent oxidoreductase, which produces MPQRTILITGASDGIGAVAAAELAARGDRVLAVGRSPEKTARVAERIGVEHFACDFARLDDVRALAAEVRARTDRLDVLANNAGGIFGERTMTPDGHEQTLQVNHLAPFLLTTLLLDRLRAGDGLVVNTSSVASRLFAHLDLDDLGNARRYTPQKAYGDAKLANILFTKGLHAHHHDEGIDTVAIHPGNVATNFAAETSSPLRFIYHTPLRRLVLISPEKGAANLTWAIDGEPGRTWVPGEYYEQLKVPRRVNPQQDDPELVEAFWRRSAELVGVAA; this is translated from the coding sequence ATGCCCCAGCGGACCATCCTCATCACCGGCGCGTCCGACGGGATCGGCGCGGTCGCGGCCGCCGAGCTCGCCGCCCGCGGCGACCGCGTGCTCGCCGTCGGCCGGTCCCCGGAGAAGACCGCCCGGGTCGCCGAGCGCATCGGCGTCGAGCACTTCGCCTGCGACTTCGCCCGGCTGGACGACGTGCGGGCCCTGGCCGCGGAGGTCCGCGCCCGGACCGACCGGCTGGACGTGCTTGCGAACAACGCCGGCGGGATCTTCGGCGAGCGCACCATGACCCCAGACGGCCACGAGCAGACGCTGCAGGTCAACCACCTCGCCCCGTTCCTGCTCACCACGCTGCTGCTGGACCGGCTGCGCGCCGGGGACGGGTTGGTGGTCAACACGTCGAGCGTCGCCTCGCGCCTGTTCGCCCACCTCGACCTCGACGACCTGGGCAACGCCCGCCGGTACACCCCGCAGAAGGCGTACGGCGATGCCAAGCTCGCCAACATCCTGTTCACCAAGGGCCTGCACGCCCACCACCACGACGAGGGCATCGACACCGTCGCGATCCACCCGGGCAACGTCGCGACCAACTTCGCCGCCGAGACGAGCAGCCCGTTGCGCTTCATCTACCACACGCCGCTGCGGCGGCTCGTGCTGATCAGCCCGGAGAAGGGCGCGGCGAACCTGACCTGGGCCATCGACGGCGAGCCGGGCCGGACCTGGGTGCCCGGGGAGTACTACGAGCAGCTAAAGGTCCCGCGGCGGGTCAACCCGCAGCAGGACGACCCGGAGCTGGTCGAGGCGTTCTGGCGCCGGAGCGCCGAGTTGGTCGGCGTCGCCGCGTAG